Genomic window (Helicoverpa zea isolate HzStark_Cry1AcR chromosome 9, ilHelZeax1.1, whole genome shotgun sequence):
tatatacCCACATAAAATTTTTCAGAGGAACATATTAAAAGCTTAAAGACAATAATTGATCGGAGTTTCTCTTGAGACTCGAGATGGGAGTAAACTGCAAAAACGAGCTAGTAACAAATTGACAATCGCTCTGCTGAACTCAATATTCGTTAGGTCGCGCATGAAAAcatcatttaaattttattcttcACACCaaaacaatttgtattttttcttcatgtttTTTACCGTTAAATGTCCATCTGTCACGAACGGTCGTCCTCTACAGTAAATTACGCGTAAAGCAAATTCATTAGAAATATTCGGATGGGCGCACACCCTCGACTGTCGGCTGTCGGCTGTTACTTCGAAAGTCGACTGCTATTTGGGACGCACTTCCTACAATTTGTCGTGGGAAGGCGATTGTACCGCGGATGTGACTTGAGCGTGGCAGGAGTTGTCAACATTCGGGtaaattgatgtttatttttttataaagtatttttaattggaCTCTTTATTGGAAAAAAACGTTCCTCTCCAACAAGGCAATGATGCCAGCCTTGGGTCACACTCCCAGTAGACAGCGATGAAGACGTCTTTTAATTTATGTGAAATACTAAAAgactttacatatttttcttctCTTTTAAACCTTGATAACTTATTaatgaaacaataatattttccacTTGTGAAGCTAGTAACCGGAACTATTAGGTACTCCATGAATATGGCAGTTTCATGTTTAATGTATTCTTCCCGTAGGTAATAATTACTACCGGGATTCCAAGTTTCTTGGTAAAGACACAAGCTCGCTTTGATATGCAAATAGCTACCTTTTGTGCTACTGAGTAACGTCTAGTAATGTCAGAATTCCGGGATATAGTTACTGCAATCAGAATGCTAATGTTTAGTAGATTATCAAATCAATtacatgtaagtatttatttatttaatctgctaataatttatttttactgtcaATATGCTCGCATGTGACAACTAGGTATGCGACGGTGGCGCATAGACGTACGTCTACAACCGGTGATGGAACGGGGCACACTCCCCAAAATGCAGCCGATAGAAAACTAAAGGCTAAGGTTAACATTGAAACAATACAATAAGGCGAAGTCCAATACAAAAGCTTGTATTTGTCTGGTAGTCAGAGTTGGCAACTCCTGCCGTTAGGGTGGGTGCGTGCGTGGCGCGTAGTGGCCGCGGCAACGGTTCTTGTAAGCGCGCCGGATGCGGGCAATCGTGGCAATTTGCCGCGCTTCCATTGCACGCCCGCCGCGCAACTGCCGCGTTTGTAAACAGCCTTAACTGATTGTCAGCTGTCATTACATAGTTTGTGTAGCTCTGTTGCGTGCAAGTAGCAATTTCGAtgattttataagtattgtCCTTAGTGAGTAGGGTATAGACATTGAGGTTTTGTAATCTTTCCTCAATTTAAAATATCTCCATTACCTACCTGAGTTAAAAGTGGAGTAAAGAGAGCCGTTATAATTATCAAACCTTTTTAAAGTAATTGAAGCTAAATCCTCTTTAAACTTTGGCTGCAGGCTGGCTATTTTaagaaccaaaaaaaaaacaaattcaaattattCCATTGAATGACATAAGAGCGGGATGACAttcattaattttcaaaaaacttatgacataatgaaattttgaaaaaaacctTATAAccgcttaaaataaaattatcaagtaaaatttgtttataataacaaactataatttaattatagtaaTAAATAGTGTTTCTCGTGGCCATAAAACACTGATGAGGTATTACAAGATCCAGAAGAAATGGCTGGCTGCACTCCGCGCGGCGAATGCTGTGGGGGTTGTGGCCCCCTCCCCAGAGCTGGGGTCCCCGGTGACGCTGATGGTGGACCCGACAGCGGTGCCCCTGGGGCTGGCCGTAGCGCTCCTGGGCAAGGCCACGCGCAGCCGCCGGTCCGGGGGAAATTCACGCCGCGGCGCCTCCTCTGGCGGTCGTGCTTCCAATCCTCCAGCTaaaagacgacccactgactctaagaagaagaaaaagcaTCGAGCCGGCAAATCCCGCTTTCATAGATCCCGTGCCGTAAAGGCGTGATGTCCTGTATTGTTGAACTTGGCTTGGTACCAGACGCTGGACCAAGGAACGCGTGAACGCGCGACTGTGTTTCGTCCTGTCAAAGTGAACTGTACATGAATAttgagaattaaataaaaagtgttaCTTGATTACTTGATGTCTTATTAACTTCTTGGGTATGTTGTTGGAGGAACAATGTAATTGTCAATCTATAAATTAGCAAAGGAATTTCGGAAgaacaggagtacataaggggtcTGCATATAGGGGTAGTACACGTCATGAAGCGTAGATTCGGGTGGACAAGCCCTAAATAATGCTTTGTTATTGGCGCATAACTACTGATTCTGTAGGTAGACACTCCAATTTATCTGAAACACTAGCCAGATtattaagtcgtggtggcctagtgggcaaagaacagacctcttgagtatgagggcgcgggttcgatcccaggtcaggcaagtatcaatgcaacttttctaagtttgtatgtactttctaagtatatcttagacaccaatgactgtgtttcggatggcacgttaaactgtaggtcccggctgtcattgaacatccttggcagtcgttacgggtagtcagaagccagtaagtctgacaccagtctaaccaaggggtatcgggttgcccgggtaactgggttgaggaggtcagataggcagtcgcttcttgtaaagcactggtactccgctgaatccggttagagtggaagccgaccccaacatagtttgggaaaaaggctcggaggatgatgatgactagcCAGATTATCATTATTCACGGAACTCCGCTTACGATTAATTGCAGCATTATAgctatatatattatatatattccAAACAGTGATATTGTAATTAATCTTAAATTTCCATGTATGTTGGGTTTAAACATACAGACCTACAATATTGAGCAAAGAGATGAAAAAAAACGAGAGGTGTTTTGAATTTCGATAACGATCAATACAAGATAAATTTTGATCTTTCAATGTCATACCATGATTATACCtatttccaataaataaaacaagacgAAAAAATCAACTACTGACAGTGAAAAACAGTGACAATTCCTCAAAATAAAACACGTAACTTAACGCAACACTTTATTAAATAGGGACGTAACGAAATGTTAAATTCCAGGGCCGGATCAGCCGCAGCATGGGCCGCAACAGGACGCGCAGAGGCCGCTAGTGCACCCGCCTATGCACGCGTGCCCGCAGCTGTAGTACGAACCCGCCATACCGCAACGGGCACTGAAAGAGGTAATTACAGGAATCGATAAAAGGGCGTAATtgctatttttttcatttaaggGCCTTATTGCGTGTTTAGAAGAAGTGAGCATCAAAAACAGCATGATGATACCCGTTACAGCTTtcagaagttttattttttgttaaaagagCGTGGGCGAAATATATAATCATCGGCTCGAAtcttgagccctgaccttcacctgcacagaagtgttattgggtcccttttgtggtatgaagtgaggcgctggagcgggctaaagcggttATTGCCATCGCATCGCGTCAGAGCCTTAGTTTAGTCTCACTCACACTCGGGATTGgctctttgctaataaatcacttcagtcagcgctcaagatttgTGCCGATGACTATAAGGATggattactatgtatttatagaTCCATTCTAGAGGAAGAAAATTCAAAGTTCTTACCCATGCAAACAGCCAATTCCTCCAGAGTAGGGAGAGCAGCAAGCTCCAACAGAGTGGACACAACACGGTCCAGTGCCGCAGTCCATGCGAGAGGCACAGGGGCCCCCGCAGCACGGCCCCGGCATGGGCCCCTGGCATCCTACGCAGCAATTACGTACGGGCATCGCGCAATTTTATCTGGAAAATATCAGCATTTAGTAATTAATTAGTCTTTCATCATCAtgttcctgccctgttcccaagtcatttgtgatcggcgcagcatgtctttttcttccattcctctttgtcagacgtcatacttacatccactcccttctgcttcatatCCTCCCTCAGGCATTAACCATATTAATAACTCTTTCAATCGGGATTAATTATTGGCTCCATGCTATTCATTTTCATTATCCCTTTTGTATGCTTTTGCTgatcgtaattattttaaagatattgCCCCTGTGGGCAGGGTATATAATCCGttgttaaattatattaattaaatattgtaaaaataataattaatatacttacaaaatttaatacaaagaggtatattttttatagattttcttCGCAGAGCATAGCTGTCGTTTTTGTAAAATTTCCAGAGAAAGTGACGTGAAGAATGGTATTTGAATGTCGAATATTGTACtaccttataattacttctatGAAGTAAAAACTTCTTGGTCCTCGTTTCTTGTCCGATGAattcattaaatattcattataaattaatatctaGCTAGCTAGATAAAGTAGCCAGAAGGGACGGTACAAAGACCTTGAAAGATTATCCTGCAAACATAAAAATCTAGCCTCAAGGGATCATCTTTACAAGCAAATGTAGGTATCACAACAGGAGTGTGGCACTACAACTTCTTCAACATCTATACTTATACTTATTACTTATctagatactaatattataaagctgaagagtttgtttgtttgtttgaacgcgctaatctcaggaactactagtccgatttgaacaattctttcggtgttagatagcccatttatcgagaaaggctataggctttttatccgggttcgtgcagaggttcccacgggatgcgggtgaaaccgctggcagaagctagtaagttatAAAAGTAACTACTTAAggatgcatctacacggtgcatgtagttggagcaagttaacatgcgcaagtgacaagtgacaagagcaagCTTTGGTACATGCGTCAGTCGCTGGACcctcacattttttaaatgcatataacctgcgcatgtgcctctcttgcaccgtgtagatgcaccctaatgTTACCATGTCTGTCTGTCATTGATTTACCATATTTACTCGTAAATGTTGTCTTTAAGATATAATGAAATATACTTTAAAGCTCGGGCAAACCTGCGCGACCAAGAAGACTGCGAAGCGAGAGCGTCTGCAGCTCGGCGGACGTTGCCCATACTTtctctacatacatatatttttgttcacatgcctatgtaattttatataatttaaaacaaagacTGCAATATGTTCCGCAAGAGCAAGTAATAAAAGGTATTCCTCATCAGAGTCAGAATCTTATAAGTACTCGCGACCTTCTGAAGTCACGGGAACAAAAAACCGACCAAGTGTACATAAAATAATCAcgtttaggcgattatcacactgccccgcatgatgcagcgtagtgcgtggatgcgttttttccgttgtatggaaatatctccgtttgtatggaaaacacgcatagtccaacacactgaaaatgcatcctcgcgcgttcatgcggatcacgcacatacatgcggagaaacacgcacccccgcgcgtaggtgcggggcgagacgcaaggtatggcacactgaatcccgcaatgccgcgcgtgattttgaatgggcgtgacgtgtatatttgaaaatggaactcgctgtgcgtgaattt
Coding sequences:
- the LOC124633500 gene encoding male-specific sperm protein Mst84Db-like, coding for MPVRNCCVGCQGPMPGPCCGGPCASRMDCGTGPCCVHSVGACCSPYSGGIGCLHGARCGMAGSYYSCGHACIGGCTSGLCASCCGPCCG